A genomic stretch from Enterobacter dykesii includes:
- the prmB gene encoding 50S ribosomal protein L3 N(5)-glutamine methyltransferase, which translates to MDKIFVDEAVNELHTIQDMLRWSVSRFSAANIWYGHGTDNPWDEAVQLVLPSLYLPLDIPEDMRTARLTSSEKHRIVERVIRRVNERIPVAYLTNKAWFCGHEFYVDERVLVPRSPIGELINNHFEGLIGHQPQHILDMCTGSGCIAIACAYAFPEAEVDAVDISTDALAVTEHNIEEHGLIHHVTPIRSDLFRDLPTLQYDLIVTNPPYVDAEDMSDLPNEYRHEPELGLASGSDGLKLTRRILACAPDYLTDDGVLICEVGNSMVHLIEQYPDVPFTWLEFDNGGDGVFMLTKAQLLDAREHFSIYKD; encoded by the coding sequence GTGGATAAAATATTTGTCGATGAAGCAGTAAACGAGCTGCATACCATACAGGACATGTTGCGCTGGTCGGTTAGCCGCTTCAGCGCCGCCAATATCTGGTACGGTCACGGTACCGACAACCCGTGGGATGAGGCCGTGCAACTGGTGCTGCCGTCTCTCTACCTGCCGCTGGATATTCCGGAAGACATGCGCACCGCGCGCCTGACCTCCAGCGAAAAACACCGCATCGTTGAGCGCGTGATCCGCCGCGTGAACGAGCGCATTCCGGTCGCCTATCTGACCAACAAAGCCTGGTTCTGCGGCCACGAGTTCTATGTCGATGAACGCGTGCTGGTGCCGCGCTCGCCGATTGGTGAGTTGATTAACAACCACTTTGAAGGCCTGATCGGCCATCAGCCGCAGCACATTCTGGATATGTGTACCGGCAGCGGCTGTATCGCCATCGCCTGCGCGTACGCCTTCCCGGAAGCGGAAGTGGACGCCGTCGATATCTCCACCGACGCGCTGGCCGTGACCGAGCACAACATTGAAGAGCACGGCCTGATCCATCACGTTACGCCAATTCGCTCTGACCTGTTCCGCGATCTGCCGACGCTGCAGTACGATCTGATCGTCACCAATCCGCCGTACGTCGATGCGGAAGACATGTCCGATCTGCCGAACGAATACCGTCACGAGCCGGAGCTCGGTCTGGCGTCAGGCTCTGACGGCCTGAAGCTGACCCGCCGCATTCTGGCCTGCGCGCCGGATTACCTGACCGACGACGGCGTTCTGATTTGTGAAGTGGGCAACAGCATGGTACATCTGATAGAGCAGTACCCGGATGTGCCGTTCACCTGGCTTGAGTTCGACAACGGCGGTGACGGCGTCTTTATGCTGACCAAAGCGCAGCTGCTCGACGCGCGCGAACACTTCAGCATCTATAAAGATTAA
- the smrB gene encoding endonuclease SmrB, whose product MKKKTSLSEEDQALFRQLMTGTRKIAQDTIVHRPQRKKISEVPVKRLLQEQADNSHYFSDEFQPLLNTQGAVKYVREDVSHFELKKLRRGDYSPELFLDLHGLTQMQAKQELGALIAACRREHVFCACVMHGHGKHILKQQTPLWLAQHPHVMAFHQAPKEYGGDAALLVLIEVEEWQPPELP is encoded by the coding sequence ATGAAAAAGAAAACATCGCTCAGTGAGGAGGATCAGGCGCTCTTCCGCCAGCTGATGACCGGGACGCGGAAAATCGCGCAGGACACCATCGTCCATCGCCCGCAGCGTAAAAAAATTAGCGAAGTACCGGTCAAACGTCTGCTGCAGGAGCAGGCGGATAACAGCCACTATTTTTCAGATGAATTTCAGCCGTTGCTTAATACGCAAGGGGCTGTTAAGTACGTACGCGAAGACGTCAGCCATTTTGAGCTGAAAAAATTACGCCGCGGGGATTATTCGCCGGAGCTGTTTCTCGATCTGCACGGTTTAACGCAGATGCAGGCGAAACAGGAGCTGGGGGCGTTGATCGCTGCCTGTCGCCGTGAACATGTTTTTTGCGCCTGCGTGATGCATGGCCACGGTAAACATATCCTCAAGCAACAGACGCCGCTGTGGCTGGCTCAGCACCCGCACGTAATGGCTTTTCATCAGGCACCGAAAGAGTACGGCGGAGATGCCGCGTTGCTGGTGTTGATTGAAGTGGAAGAGTGGCAGCCGCCAGAGTTGCCCTGA
- the sixA gene encoding phosphohistidine phosphatase SixA — protein MQVFIMRHGDAALDAASDSVRPLTVCGCDESRLMATWLNGQKVDIERVLVSPFLRAEQTLDVVGECMNLPTSVDVLPELTPCGDVGLVSAYLQALCNEGVASALVISHLPLVGYLVSELCPGETPPMFTTSAIANVSLDETGKGVFNWQMSPCNLKMAKAI, from the coding sequence ATGCAAGTTTTTATCATGCGTCACGGCGACGCGGCACTCGATGCCGCCAGTGACTCAGTACGTCCTTTGACCGTCTGTGGCTGCGACGAATCTCGTCTGATGGCGACCTGGCTTAACGGTCAAAAAGTGGACATCGAACGCGTTCTGGTGAGTCCGTTCCTGCGTGCAGAACAGACGCTGGATGTGGTAGGGGAGTGTATGAACCTGCCGACCAGCGTGGATGTTCTCCCTGAACTCACCCCGTGTGGCGATGTAGGTCTTGTCAGCGCTTATCTTCAGGCGCTGTGCAATGAAGGTGTCGCTTCCGCGCTGGTCATTTCCCACCTGCCACTGGTTGGCTATCTGGTATCTGAGCTGTGCCCGGGCGAGACCCCGCCGATGTTCACGACATCCGCCATTGCCAACGTTTCTCTCGACGAAACGGGCAAAGGTGTCTTCAACTGGCAAATGAGTCCGTGCAACCTGAAGATGGCAAAAGCCATCTGA